A genomic stretch from Streptomyces venezuelae ATCC 10712 includes:
- a CDS encoding primosomal protein N', whose product MSSENERSVESGEPEQLALIRETVRKAKVPRAKPRTWRGAALAKELPVARVVVNKGSLHLDQFFDYAVPEELDEAARPGVRVRVRFGAGAHQVKNGRREGGRLIDGFLVERRATSDYSGPLAALADVVSPEPVLGPELLGLARAVADRYAGSLADVLQLAVPPRSARAEGRPSPEPLPPPPAPEPGTWTRYERGPAFLDSLARGGAPRAVWNALPGPHWAEEIARAVAATLASGRGALVVVPDGRAAGRVDAALTAVLGEGRHALLTAEAGPEKRYAQWLAVRRGAVRAVVGTRAAMFAPVRDLGLVVIWDDGDGSHSELHAPQPHAREVLLLRAAHDRCGFLLGSTSCTVEAAQLVESGWAKALAAGREQVRRAAPLIRTVGDGELARDEAARAARLPSLAWQTVREGLKTGPVLVQVPRRGYVPRLACERCRTPARCRHCAGPLEAPEQQELHCGWCGRGAADWHCVECGSTRLRAQVVGARRTAEELGRAFPAVPVRTSGRDHVLDSVPGRPALVVSTPGAEPVAEGGYAAALLLDGWAMLGRPDLRAGEEALRRWIDAASLVRGQPDGGTVVVVAEPTLRPVQALVRWDPVGHAQRELAERAELGFPPVSRMAAVTGPPEAVEGFLAGAGLPADAEVLGPVPLSVVRPGGPRRPGDPPPGEQWERALVRVPPGSGAALAAALKQARAGRLARGGGDPVRIRVDPPDIG is encoded by the coding sequence GTGAGCAGCGAGAACGAGAGGTCCGTGGAGTCCGGGGAGCCCGAGCAGCTCGCGCTCATCCGGGAGACCGTGCGGAAGGCGAAGGTGCCGCGGGCCAAGCCGCGGACCTGGCGGGGGGCCGCGCTGGCCAAGGAGCTGCCCGTCGCGCGGGTCGTGGTGAACAAGGGATCGCTCCATCTCGACCAGTTCTTCGACTACGCGGTCCCCGAGGAACTCGACGAGGCGGCGCGGCCCGGGGTGCGGGTGCGGGTGCGGTTCGGTGCGGGGGCGCACCAGGTCAAGAACGGGCGGCGCGAGGGCGGGCGGCTCATCGACGGATTCCTCGTCGAGCGGCGGGCCACCTCCGACTACTCCGGGCCGCTCGCCGCCCTCGCCGACGTCGTCTCCCCGGAGCCGGTGCTCGGACCCGAGCTGCTCGGCCTCGCCCGGGCCGTCGCCGACCGGTACGCCGGAAGCCTCGCCGACGTCCTCCAGCTCGCCGTGCCGCCGCGCAGCGCCCGCGCCGAGGGGCGCCCCTCGCCGGAACCGCTGCCGCCGCCCCCCGCGCCCGAGCCCGGGACGTGGACGCGGTACGAGAGGGGGCCCGCGTTCCTCGACTCGCTCGCGCGCGGCGGCGCGCCCCGGGCCGTGTGGAACGCGCTGCCCGGACCCCACTGGGCCGAGGAGATCGCCCGCGCCGTGGCCGCGACCCTCGCCTCCGGGCGCGGCGCGCTCGTCGTCGTCCCCGACGGGCGGGCCGCAGGTCGGGTCGACGCCGCGCTCACCGCCGTCCTGGGGGAGGGGCGGCACGCCCTGCTCACCGCCGAGGCAGGCCCCGAGAAGCGGTACGCCCAGTGGCTCGCCGTCCGCCGCGGCGCCGTGCGCGCCGTGGTCGGCACCCGGGCCGCGATGTTCGCCCCCGTCCGCGACCTCGGACTCGTCGTCATCTGGGACGACGGCGACGGCAGCCACAGCGAGCTGCACGCACCCCAGCCCCACGCGCGCGAGGTGCTGCTGCTGCGCGCCGCCCACGACCGGTGCGGCTTCCTCCTCGGCAGCACCAGCTGCACCGTCGAGGCCGCCCAGCTCGTCGAGTCCGGCTGGGCGAAGGCGCTCGCCGCCGGACGCGAGCAGGTCCGCAGGGCCGCGCCCCTGATCCGTACCGTCGGCGACGGCGAACTCGCCCGCGACGAGGCCGCGCGCGCCGCCCGGCTGCCCTCCCTCGCCTGGCAGACCGTACGGGAAGGGCTCAAGACCGGGCCGGTCCTCGTCCAGGTGCCCCGCCGGGGATACGTACCGAGGCTGGCCTGCGAGCGGTGCCGCACGCCCGCCCGCTGCCGCCACTGCGCCGGGCCCCTGGAAGCCCCCGAACAGCAGGAGCTGCACTGCGGCTGGTGCGGGCGCGGCGCCGCCGACTGGCACTGCGTGGAGTGCGGCTCGACCCGGCTGCGGGCCCAGGTGGTCGGCGCGCGGCGGACGGCGGAGGAGCTCGGCCGGGCGTTCCCGGCGGTGCCGGTGCGGACCTCCGGCCGGGACCACGTCCTGGACAGCGTGCCGGGGCGCCCCGCGCTCGTCGTCTCCACCCCCGGTGCCGAACCCGTCGCCGAGGGCGGCTACGCGGCCGCGCTGCTCCTCGACGGCTGGGCCATGCTCGGCCGGCCCGATCTGCGTGCCGGCGAGGAGGCCCTGCGCCGCTGGATCGACGCGGCCTCCCTCGTCCGGGGGCAGCCGGACGGCGGCACCGTCGTCGTGGTCGCCGAGCCGACGCTCCGTCCCGTCCAGGCCCTCGTCCGCTGGGACCCCGTCGGGCACGCCCAGCGGGAGCTCGCCGAGCGGGCCGAGCTGGGGTTCCCGCCGGTCTCCCGGATGGCCGCCGTGACCGGTCCGCCCGAGGCCGTCGAAGGGTTTCTCGCGGGGGCCGGGCTGCCCGCCGACGCCGAGGTGCTCGGCCCGGTGCCGCTGTCCGTGGTACGCCCCGGGGGCCCGCGCCGTCCCGGCGACCCGCCGCCCGGCGAGCAGTGGGAGCGGGCGCTGGTCCGCGTCCCGCCGGGCAGCGGGGCGGCGCTCGCGGCGGCACTGAAGCAGGCCCGGGCGGGGCGGCTCGCGCGGGGCGGCGGCGATCCGGTTCGGATCAGGGTCGATCCGCCCGACATCGGCTGA